The genomic DNA GAAGCCCTGCTCCTTGAGGTCGAGGGCCGCCTGCCCGATGAGGACCTCCATGGTGTGCCGGAACCCGTCGGGGCGGCGCCGCATGAAGTCCAGGGTCCAGCCCAGCAGCCGCCCGTCCCGGTGGATCGGCAGCCAGGACGCGCAGCCCTGCAGGACGCCGTCGGCGTCGGTGAGCAGGAAGAGCCGTACGTCGGGGTCGGCGAGCTCCGCGATCCCGCCGAGCGTGAAGCCCATCTCGGGGAGGGCCTGTTCACCGACCCAGGCCCGGGAGATCTCTCTGACCTGCAGCCGGGTCTCGAACGACGTCTCGCGCCACGTCGTCCAGGTCGTGCTCAGCCCGGACTTGCGGACGTGGTTGAGCCCGGTGCGCACGTCCTGGAACTTCTTGCCGGTGAAGGCCAGCGTGGGCAGGCTCAGGTAGGCCTCCTCGGCGACCTGGGTGCTCTCCCAGCCCAAGGCCTCGGTGCGGCGCCGCAGGTCCGCGGTCGCGGAGTAGAAGCACACCCGCCAGCCGCGCGCGTCGGCGAACGTGAGGAACTCCCGCAGGGCCGCGTCGAGCCGGTCGGCCGGACCGATGAGGTCGCCGGTGGTCACGGCGATGCCGCCGATGACGCGGTAGGGCACGTACGACTCGCCGTCCGCCGAGAACCAATGCCGGTTGCCGTCCCACAGACCCATCCAGGCCAGGGAGCCCCCGCCGTACCGGATGAGCAGGTCCCGCGCCCGCGCGGAGCTGGTGCCGTCCGGGGCTGCGTGGCGCATGGCCCGGACGCCGGCCACGACGATGGGCACCCAGGTGGCGACGCCGACCCAGGAATAGAGCGCCGTGGCCGCGCTGCCGAGGGGCAGCAGCGTCGGGAAGGCGTCGGTGGCGGGCAGCAGGTATTCGAGCGGCACGAGCCGGCGCGGGGCGTCGATGACGAGCTGACGCAGGGTGGCGGGCTCGCTCCACTGGTCGGCGACGAGCAGGCCCCCGACGACGTACGCGGTGAGACCGGCGAGCATGGCGGCGATGACCCAGCCCGCGAGGGCGGCCAGCTCCCCCGGCTCGCTGGCGACGCGGAAGAGCCGCCGGGTGAGCAGCAGGAGGGTCACGACGCCTACGGGCGCGAGCACGGGGAGCAGCGTGGCGACGATCTCGACGGTCGACAGCGGCGTCTCGGAGATGTCCCCGATCAGGTCGAGCAACGCGACGAACGTGGTGACCAGCAACGCGGCCAGGATGGCCTGGATCGCGATCACGATCCACCAGGCGAGGCGGCGGCCGCGGCGCAGCCCGAGCGCGCAGATCAGGAGCAGCACCGCGGGCACGCAGGTCAGTAGGAGCAGCCCCGGGTTGGGGTCGACCATCAGCAGGTCCATGGCGCAGCTGCGGGCGTCGTACTCGACCGGACACCCGGCTGCGATGGCCGCGCCGGCCTCGCTGTCCGGCAGGGGTCGGGCGATGAAGCCGCCGAGGATGGCGAAGGGCCCGTCGGCGAATCCCAGCAGCGCCCCGACCAACGGTCCGACGGCGGCCGCCGCGACGATGAGCGCCACGAGCACGCGCGCCTCGCGCAGGGTGCCGACGGGGCGGGTGTCGGCGCTGCCGGAGCGGGACCAGCGGCCGACGATCAGCCCGACGAGGGCGCCGGCCAGGAGGTACACGGTGACGGCACCGCCGTGGTACAGCGCCATGGTCACGGCGGCGGTGAGCCCGGTGAGCCTGATGCGGCGCCGCCAGAGGCGAGGCAGGCTCGCGCTCGCGGCGACGTGCGCGGCGACGACCGCCATCGCGGGGCCGGCGAAGCTGGCTTCTCGGATCTGGGTGGACCAGTCCGGGAACAGGGGGGCGCTGGCCCAGGCGAAGGCCGCCGTGCCGACGGCGCCGCCGAGCTGGCCGACGACGAGGGCGGCGAGATAGCGCCGGGCTCCGATCCGGCGCTCCGCGAGGACGCCGAGGGTGAGGACGACCGCCACGGTGGCGAGCGCGCCGCGGGTGACCCAGGGATCGGCCGGGCTCGCCGGCAGCAGCAGGGCGGTGAGGGGGGTCCAGGGGCGGGCGGGCAGTTCGCCGGCGCGCAGGAGCAGGGTCTGGTCCAGGGCTTGCCGGGTCTCGGCGGGGGCGAGGTGGGCCGCGGCGTTGGCGACGACGAGCCACCCGGCGAGGATCAGGCTGGCCGGGGCGCCGAGCAGGAGCAGCCCGATGCGGCGCGCGAGGATCAGGGCGTCCCGCGTCCATCGGGCGCGCGCCCTCGGTGGCGCGGCGGCGCTGCTCACTGCGTGGCTCCTCGGCGGGTGCGGGCCGGGTCGGACGCACCCGACCCGGCGATTCGGCGGTCCTACAGTGCCAGAATCCTGGACGACTGTCCGGTTCCTGCGGCCGGCGCATCGCTGCCCTATCGGCGAGGCCTTGGCGGATCGGAGCCGGCCGACCGCTGCGGCACCTCGATCCGGGCCAGGTCGCGGGCCGGGGCCGCTCCGGGGGCGGCCAGGCGTTCGGCGAGCTGATCGGGCGGCGGGTTGTGGTGGCTGAGGTGGGTGGCCAGGACGCGGGTCGCGTCGGTGACCAACCCCCAGGCGCGCAGGTCGGCGACGGCGGCGGCGAAGCTGGCGAGGTCGTGGTGGCCGGGGTCGCGGGGCCGGTCGCCGAAGGTCTCCTCCAGGAGGACGAGGTCGTACGCCGTCAGCTCCGCCCGCATCGCCGCGAAGGCGGGGGGCCAGGGCCCGGTGTCGGTGGCGTAGAGGAGGCGTTCGCCGGCGGGGCCCGTGACGTCGTACAGGGCCGCCTCGCCCAGCGCGTGGTGATCGGCGGGCAGGACGCGCACGACGTACTGGGCGCGGTCGTGGGCGTGCTGCCCCTCGCCGGCGTCCGCCGCGGGGAGCACGAGGCGGTCGCCGGCGGTCACCGCGCGCAGGGTGACGCGCGAGCCGGCGGGGTCGAGCCACGGCCGACAGGCCTCGATGACCGGCTGGGGGCCGACGACGAGGAGGGGCGCGTCGGTGGCCCAGCCGCGGTAGAGCAGCGCGGCGGGGTCGCAGTGGTCGGGGTGGACGTGGGTCACGAGGATGGTGTGCAGGTCGGCGAGGTCCACGCCGGCCCGCAGCGCCTGCCGGCCGGCCTCGGGGCCGACGTCGAGGAGAATGCGCCCGTCGATGAGGACGCTGCTCGGGGTGCGCAGCTCGCCGGTCGCGCGGGCGGCGAGGCAGGAGGAGCAGCGACAGTACGGCGTGGGCCAGCCGTCCGCCCCACCGCTGCCCAGAACCAGAACCTCCATGTCCTCAGCCTG from Austwickia sp. includes the following:
- a CDS encoding DUF2156 domain-containing protein — encoded protein: MSSAAAPPRARARWTRDALILARRIGLLLLGAPASLILAGWLVVANAAAHLAPAETRQALDQTLLLRAGELPARPWTPLTALLLPASPADPWVTRGALATVAVVLTLGVLAERRIGARRYLAALVVGQLGGAVGTAAFAWASAPLFPDWSTQIREASFAGPAMAVVAAHVAASASLPRLWRRRIRLTGLTAAVTMALYHGGAVTVYLLAGALVGLIVGRWSRSGSADTRPVGTLREARVLVALIVAAAAVGPLVGALLGFADGPFAILGGFIARPLPDSEAGAAIAAGCPVEYDARSCAMDLLMVDPNPGLLLLTCVPAVLLLICALGLRRGRRLAWWIVIAIQAILAALLVTTFVALLDLIGDISETPLSTVEIVATLLPVLAPVGVVTLLLLTRRLFRVASEPGELAALAGWVIAAMLAGLTAYVVGGLLVADQWSEPATLRQLVIDAPRRLVPLEYLLPATDAFPTLLPLGSAATALYSWVGVATWVPIVVAGVRAMRHAAPDGTSSARARDLLIRYGGGSLAWMGLWDGNRHWFSADGESYVPYRVIGGIAVTTGDLIGPADRLDAALREFLTFADARGWRVCFYSATADLRRRTEALGWESTQVAEEAYLSLPTLAFTGKKFQDVRTGLNHVRKSGLSTTWTTWRETSFETRLQVREISRAWVGEQALPEMGFTLGGIAELADPDVRLFLLTDADGVLQGCASWLPIHRDGRLLGWTLDFMRRRPDGFRHTMEVLIGQAALDLKEQGFEELSLSGAPLARVGEGSGAAGQDDRPSRPEGFPAAVDAILDRVGRQLEPVYGFRSLLRFKAKFAPTYRPLYLLYPDPAALPAIGTAIARAYLPDTSLGTLWKAGGSLLDAHAEAARQSEAARQAEASRATTEAPS
- a CDS encoding MBL fold metallo-hydrolase; the protein is MEVLVLGSGGADGWPTPYCRCSSCLAARATGELRTPSSVLIDGRILLDVGPEAGRQALRAGVDLADLHTILVTHVHPDHCDPAALLYRGWATDAPLLVVGPQPVIEACRPWLDPAGSRVTLRAVTAGDRLVLPAADAGEGQHAHDRAQYVVRVLPADHHALGEAALYDVTGPAGERLLYATDTGPWPPAFAAMRAELTAYDLVLLEETFGDRPRDPGHHDLASFAAAVADLRAWGLVTDATRVLATHLSHHNPPPDQLAERLAAPGAAPARDLARIEVPQRSAGSDPPRPRR